In Kaistella sp. 97-N-M2, the sequence TTGCCCATCTACAATTGGTTAACGCCGCAACAGTATTCGGATCAGATGAAATCCTGGGTTGAAAGCAACCGCGAACAGGGGAAGACTTCCGTTTTTATCGGCTATTCTTTGGGTAAAGCGCAGCGCATTATGAAGTCCGTCGAAGGCATGGGGAAAATATTCGTGCACAGTTCCATCGGCCGTTTAAACGAAGCCATCGAAAGCGTGGGCGTAAAATTGCCCGAATATGAAACGGTTTTGTTTAATGATGATTTAAAGATGGTTAAAAATGAAATCGTCATCGTGCCGCCCGCCTTGTTGGACAGCAATATGATCCGAAAAATTCCAAACCGCGCGACCGGACTTTGTTCGGGCTGGATGCAGGTGCGTGGTTCGCGCAGATGGCGCTCTGCAGACGCCGGTTTTGCGATATCCGATCATGCCGACTGGAATGGATTATTGGATACGGTGAAAGCCACAGGCGCCGAACAGGTTCACGTGACGCACGGGCAGATCGCTGTTTTCTCCAAATATCTGAATGAGATCGGCATTAAATCCGACGAAGTTAAAACCAATTTTGGCGACGAAGAAGAATCCTCTGCTAAAGAGGAAGAACCCATCAAAAAAACAGAGACCGAAGCCGAAACCAAATAGCAACCAATCATTCATCACCTCAATCTAAGACATGAAATATTTCGCAGAACTCATTTTATCTTTGGAAAGCAGTAATAAAA encodes:
- a CDS encoding ligase-associated DNA damage response exonuclease, with amino-acid sequence MKLVKFTNKGIYCIPGKFYLDPWRPVDLAVISHGHGDHAKWGMKKYLCHHFTKPILKIRIGEDIEVQSLGYNEPIMINGVKVSFHPAGHIVGSCQIRMEYKGFVTVFSGDYKVQDDGISTPFEVVKCNEFITESTFGLPIYNWLTPQQYSDQMKSWVESNREQGKTSVFIGYSLGKAQRIMKSVEGMGKIFVHSSIGRLNEAIESVGVKLPEYETVLFNDDLKMVKNEIVIVPPALLDSNMIRKIPNRATGLCSGWMQVRGSRRWRSADAGFAISDHADWNGLLDTVKATGAEQVHVTHGQIAVFSKYLNEIGIKSDEVKTNFGDEEESSAKEEEPIKKTETEAETK